From a region of the Pongo pygmaeus isolate AG05252 chromosome 5, NHGRI_mPonPyg2-v2.0_pri, whole genome shotgun sequence genome:
- the ZNF292 gene encoding zinc finger protein 292 isoform X3, whose protein sequence is MRIKHLIKTNQLSQATALAKLCSDHPEIGTKGSFKQTYLVCLCTSSPNEKLIEEISEVDCKDALEMICNLESEGDEKSALVLCTAFLSRQLQQGDMYCAWELTLFWSKLQQRVEPSIQVYLERCRQLSLLTKTVYHIFFLIKVINSETEGAGLATCIELCVKALRLESTENTEVKISICKTISCLLPDDLEVKRACQLSEFLIEPTVDAYYAVEMLYNQPDQKYDEENLPIPNSLRCELLLVLKTQWPFDPEFWDWKTLKRQCLALMGEEASIVSSIDELNDSEVYEKVVDYQEESKETSMNGLSGGVGANSGLLKDIGDEKQKKREIKQLRERGFISARFRNWQAYMQYCVLCDKEFLGHRIVRHAQKHYKDGIYSCPICAKNFNSKETFVPHVTLHVKQSSKERLAAMKPLRRLGRPPKITTTNENQKTNTVAKQEQRPIKKNSLYSTDFIVFNDNDGSDDENDDKDKSYEPEVIPVQKPVPVNEFNCPVTFCKKGFKYFKNLIAHVKGHKDNEDAKRFLEMQSKKVICQYCRRHFVSVTHLNDHLQMHCGSKPYICIQMKCKAGFNSYAELLTHRKEHQVFRAKCMFPKCGRIFSEAYLLYDHEAQHYNTYTCKFTGCGKVYRSQGELEKHLDDHSTPPEKVLPPEAQLNSSGDSIQPSEVNQNTAENIEKERSMLPSENNIENSLLADRSDAWDKSKAESAVTKQDQISASELGQANGPLSNGLENPATTPLLQSSEVAVSIKVSLNQGIEDNFGKQENATVEGSGEALVTDLHTPVEDTCNDLCHPGFQERKEQDCFNDAHVTQNSLVNSETLKIGDLTPQNLERQVNNLMTFSVQNQAGFQNSLPTSKFECGNNVKTSSSLYNLPLKTLESIAFVPPQSDLSNSLGTPSVPPKAPVQKFSCQVEGCTRTYNSSQSIGKHMKTAHPDQYAAFKMQRKSKKGQKANNLNTPNNGKFVYFLPSPVNSSNPFFASQTKANGNPACSAQLQHVSPPIFPAHLASVSAPLLSSMESVINPNITSQDKNEQGGMLCSQMENLPSTALPAQMEDLTKTVLPLNIDSGSDPFLPLPAESSSMSLFPSPADSGTNSVFSQLENNTNHYSSQIEGNTNSSFLKGGNGENAVFPSQVNVANNFTSTNAQQSAPEKVKKDRGRGPNGKERKPKHNKRAKWPAIIRDGKFICSRCYRAFTNPRSLGGHLSKRSYCKPLDGAEIAQELLQSNGQPSLLASMILSTNAVNLQQSQQSTFNPEACFKDPSFLQLLAAENRSPTFLPNTFPRPGVTNFNTSVSQEGSEIIKQALETAGIPSTFEGAEMLSHVSTGCVSDASQVNATVMPNPTVPPLLQTVCHPNTLLTNQNRTSNSKTSSIEECSSLPVFPTNDLLLKTVENGLCSSSFPNSGGPSQNFTSNSSRVSVISGPQNTRSSHLNKKGNSASKRRKKVAPPLIAPNASQNLVTSDLTTMGFIAKSVEIPTTNLHSNVIPSCEPQSLVENLTQKLNNVNNQLFMTDVKENFKTSLESHTVLAPLTLKTENGDSQMMALNSCTTSINSDLQISEDNVIQNFEKTLEIIKTAMNSQILEVKSGSQGAGETSQNAQINYNIQLPSVNTVQNNKLPDSSQFSSFISVMPTKSNIPQSEISHKEDQIQEILEGLQKLKLENDLSTPASQCVLINTSVTLTPTPVKSTADITVIQPVSEMINIQFNDKVNKPFVCQNQGCNYSAMTKDALFKHYGKIHQYTPEMILEIKKNQLKFAPFKCVVPTCTKTFTRNSNLRAHCQLVHHFTTEEMVKLKIKRPYGRKSQSENVLASRSTQVKKQLAMTEENKKESQPALELRAETQNTHSNVAVIPEKQLVEKKSPDKTESSLQVITVTSEQCNTNALTNTQTKGRKIRRHKKEKEEKKRKKPVSQSLEFPTRYSPYRPYRCVHQGCFAAFTIQQNLILHYQAVHKSDLPAFSAEVEEESEAGKESEETETKQTLKEFRCQVSDCSRIFQAITGLIQHYMKLHEMTPEEIESMTASVDVGKFPCDQLECKSSFTTYLNYVVHLEADHGIGLRASKTEEDGVYKCDCEGCDRIYATRSNLLRHIFNKHNDKHKAHLIRPRRLTPGQENMSSKANQEKSKSKHRGTKHSRCGKEGIKMPKTKRKKKNNLENKNAKIVQIEENKPYSLKRGKHVYSIKARNDALSECTSRFVTQYPCMIKGCTSVVTSESNIIRHYKCHKLSKAFTSQHRNLLIVFKRCCNSQVKETSEQEGAKNDVKDSDTCVSESNDNSRTTATVSQKEVEKNEKDEMDELTELFITKLINEDSTSVETQANTSSNVSNDFQEDNPCQSERQKASNLKRVNKEKNVSQNKKRKVEKAEPASAAELSSVRKEEETAVAIQTTEEHPASFDWSSFKPMGFEVSFLKFLEESAVKQKKNTDKDHPNTGNKKGSHSNSRKNIDKTAVTSGNHVCPCKESETFVQFANPSQLQCSDNVKIVLDKNLKDCTELVLKQLQEMKPTVSLKKLEVHSNDPDMSVMKDVSIGKATGRGQY, encoded by the exons ATTTCAGAAGTTGATTGCAAAGATGCACTGGAAATGATCTGTAACTTAGAATCTGAGGGTGATGAAAAAAGCGCTCTTGTCTTATGTACTGCATTTTTGTCACGTCAGCTCCAGCAAGGAGATATGTACTGCGCTtg ggaactTACTCTCTTTTGGAGTAAATTACAACAAAGAGTAGAACCATCTATACAAGTGTACCTTGAGAGGTGTCGTCAACTTTCTTTGTTAACGAAAAcagtgtatcacattttcttcctgATTAAAGTTATTAATTCAGAG ACTGAAGGGGCTGGACTTGCTACCTGTATAGAACTGTGTGTAAAAGCTCTTCGCTTGGAGTCTACAGAAAATACTGAAGTGAAAATATCTATTTGCAAGACCATTTCATGTTTGTTGCCTGATGATCTGGAAGTTAAACGTGCTTGTCAACTGAGTGAATTTCTTATTGAGCCTACAGTAGATGCGTATTATGCTGTGGAAATGTTGTATAATCAGCCAGACCAGAAATATGATGAAGAGAATCTTCCAATACCAAATTCTTTACGCTGTGAGCTGTTACTTGTATTGAAAACTCAATGGCCCTTTGATCCAGAATTCTGGGATTGGAAAACCTTGAAACGACAATGTCTTGCATTAATGGGAGAAGAAGCATCCATTGTGTCTTCAATAGATGAACTAAATGACAGTGAAGTATATGAAAAAGTGGTAGACTACCAAGAAGAGAGTAAAGAAACTTCTATGAATGGGCTTTCTGGTGGAGTTGGTGCTAATTCTGGCCTTCTTAAAGACATTGGTGATGAAAagcagaagaagagagagataaaACAGTTAAGAGAGAGGGGATTTATATCTGCTCGGTTTAGGAATTGGCAAGCCTACATGCAGTATTGTGTGTTGTGTGACAAAGAATTCCTTGGTCACAGAATAGTACGACATGCTCAGAAACATTACAAAGATGGAATTTATAGTTGCCCAATATGTGCAAAGAACTTTAATTCTAAAGAAACTTTTGTCCCTCATGTCACACTGCATGTTAAACAATCTAGTAAAGAGAGACTAGCAGCTATGAAACCATTAAGAAGATTGGGAAGGCCTCCAAAGATCACAACTACCAATGAAAATCAGAAGACTAATACTGTGGCTAAACAGGAGCAGCGACCTATAAAAAAGAACAGTCTCTATTCAACAGATTTTATAGTGTTTAATGACAATGATGGTTCAGATGATGAGAATGATGACAAAGATAAATCCTATGAGCCAGAAGTGATTCCAGTCCAGAAACCAGTACCTGTTAATGAATTTAATTGCCCTGTAACTTTTTGTAAAAAGGGctttaagtactttaaaaatcTAATTGCTCATGTGAAGGGGCATAAAGATAATGAAGATGCCAAGCGCTTTCTTGAAATGCAGAGCAAAAAAGTTATTTGCCAGTACTGTAGGCGGCATTTTGTGAGTGTTACTCATCTCAATGATCACTTACAGATGCACTGTGGCAGTAAACCATATATCTGTATACAGATGAAATGTAAAGCTGGTTTTAATAGTTACGCCGAGCTTTTAACCCACCGAAAGGAGCATCAAGTCTTTAGAGCAAAATGTATGTTTCCTAAATGTGGAAGAATTTTTTCGGAAGCTTATTTACTATATGATCATGAAGCACAACATTATAATACGTACACTTGCAAGTTCACAGGTTGTGGTAAAGTTTATCGTTCTCAGGGTGAGCTGGAAAAGCATCTGGATGATCACAGTACTCCTCCTGAAAAAGTGCTGCCTCCTGAAGCCCAACTTAATTCATCCGGAGATTCCATTCAGCCTTCTGAAGTGAATCAGAACACAGCAGAGAATATTGAGAAAGAAAGATCTATGCTTCCTTCAGAAAATAACATTGAAAACAGCTTACTAGCAGATAGAAGTGATGCTTGGGATAAAAGCAAAGCAGAATCAGCTGTGACCAAACAAGACCAGATTTCTGCCTCTGAGCTCGGGCAAGCTAATGGACCATTGTCAAATGGTTTGGAAAACCCTGCAACTACTCCTCTACTTCAATCCAGTGAAGTAGCTGTGTCCATTAAGGTGTCTCTCAATCAGGGGATTGAGGATAACTTTGGAAAGCAAGAAAACGCAACTGTGGAAGGCAGTGGTGAAGCACTGGTCACAGACTTACATACGCCAGTTGAAGATACTTGTAATGATTTGTGTCATCCAGGTTTCCAGGAGAGAAAAGAACAAGATTGCTTTAATGATGCCCATGTTACTCAGAATTCTTTAGTAAATTCAGAAACTCTCAAAATAGGTGACCTTACCCCACAAAACTTAGAAAGACAAGTGAACAACTTGATGACCTTTTCTGTGCAAAATCAGGCAGGATTTCAAAACAGTTTACCAACTTCCAAATTTGAATGTGGAAATAATGTTAAAACATCATCCAGTCTTTATAATTTACCTCTTAAGACGTTAGAAAGTATTGCATTTGTTCCGCCGCAGTCCGACCTAAGTAATTCATTAGGAACTCCATCAGTGCCTCCAAAAGCTCCAGTTCAGAAATTCAGCTGCCAGGTCGAGGGATGTACTCGAACCTATAATTCTTCACAGAGTATTGGGAAACACATGAAGACAGCACACCCTGACCAATATGCTGCATTTAAAATGCAGCGCAAAAGTAAAAAAGGTCAGAAAGCTAACAACTTAAATACACCAAATAATGgaaagtttgtttattttttgccatCACCAGTGAACAGCTCAAATCCATTTTTTGCATCACAGACCAAAGCCAATGGGAATCCTGCTTGTTCGGCCCAGTTGCAGCATGTCTCGCCTCCCATTTTTCCAGCTCATTTAGCAAGTGTGTCAGCTCCATTGTTGTCCTCAATGGAAAGTGTCATAAATCCAAATATAACTTCTCAGGATAAAAATGAACAAGGTGGTATGTTATGTTCCCAAATGGAAAATTTACCTAGTACTGCCTTGCCAGCACAAATGGAAGATCTAACCAAAACAGTTCTGCCTTTGAATATTGACAGTGGCTCAGATCCTTTCCTTCCTTTACCTGCAGAAAGTAGTTCAATGTCTCTCTTCCCTTCACCAGCAGATAGTGGGACTAATTCTGTTTTTTCTCAGCtggaaaataatacaaatcatTATTCCTCACAGATTGAAGGAAACACTAATTCCTCCTTTCTAAAGGGGGGTAATGGTGAAAATGCAGTTTTTCCTTCACAAGTGAATGTTGCAAATAACTTCACAAGCACCAATGCCCAACAGTCTGCacctgaaaaagttaaaaaagaccGTGGGCGGGGCCCaaatgggaaggaaagaaaacctaAGCACAACAAAAGGGCTAAATGGCCTGCAATTATCAGAGATGGGAAATTTATCTGTAGCAGGTGTTACAGGGCTTTTACTAATCCCAGATCACTGGGTGGGCACTTATCCAAGCGATCTTACTGTAAACCACTGGATGGAGCCGAAATTGCTCAAGAACTTCTACAGAGTAATGGACAGCCTTCTCTTCTTGCCAGCATGATTCTCTCCACAAATGCAGTAAATTTGCAGCAGTCACAACAATCTACCTTCAATCCAGAAGCATGTTTTAAAGATCCATCATTTCTACAGCTTCTTGCTGCTGAAAATCGCTCGCCAACATTTTTACCAAATACATTTCCTCGACCTGGTGTGACTAACTTTAATACCAGTGTCAGTCAAGAAGGTAGTGAAATTATTAAACAGGCTTTGGAAACTGCTGGCATTCCCAGTACATTTGAGGGTGCCGAAATGCTTTCTCATGTTTCAACAGGTTGTGTCTCTGATGCATCACAAGTAAATGCAACAGTGATGCCAAATCCAACTGTGCCACCCCTGTTGCAGACTGTATGCCATCCAAACACCTTGCTGACCAACCAGAATAGGACGTCAAACTCCAAAACTTCCTCCATTGAGGAATGTAGCAGCTTGCCTGTTTTCCCAACGAATGACTTACTACTGAAGACTGTTGAAAATGGTTTGTGCTCTAGTTCATTTCCTAATTCTGGTGGGCCATCACAAAATTTTACCAGTAACAGTTCTCGTGTTTCTGTTATAAGTGGTCCTCAGAACACAAGATCCAGTCatttaaataaaaagggaaacagtgcttctaagagaagaaagaaagttgCTCCTCCACTAATTGCACCTAATGCTTCCCAAAACTTGGTAACAAGTGACTTAACAACAATGGGATTCATAGCAAAGAGTGTTGAAATCCCAACTACTAACCTTCATTCAAATGTAATTCCAAGTTGTGAACCTCAGAGTTTGGTGGAAAATCTAACACAGAAATTAAATAATGTTAACAATCAGTTATTTATGACTGatgtaaaagaaaatttcaaaaccaGTCTTGAGTCCCATACAGTGTTAGCCCCTTTaacattaaaaactgaaaatggtgATTCCCAAATGATGGCTTTGAATTCATGCACAACTTCAATAAATTCTGATTTGCAGATTTCTGAAGACAATGTTATACAAAACTTTGAAAAGACTCTTGAAATTATTAAAACTGCTATGAATTCTCAAATACTTGAGGTAAAAAGTGGATCTCAGGGTGCTGGTGAAACATCACAAAATGCTCAGATAAATTATAACATTCAGCTTCCTTCAGTAAACACTGTGCAAAATAACAAATTACCCGATTCTTCTCAGTTTTCCTCCTTTATAAGTGTCATGCCAACAAAAAGTAACATTCCTCAGTCTGAAATATCACATAAGGAGGATCAAATACAGGAAATTTTAGAAGgcttacagaaattaaaattagaaaatgaccTATCCACTCCAGCATCCCAGTGTGTACTGATAAATACATCAGTGACACTGACTCCCACGCCTGTTAAATCAACTGCAGATATCACAGTTATTCAGCCAGTTTCTGAAATGATAAACATTCAATTTAATGACAAAGTTAATAAACCCTTTGTGTGCCAAAACCAAGGCTGTAACTACAGTGCTATGACAAAGGATGCACTATTTAAGCACTATGGTAAAATTCATCAATACACTCCAGAAATGATTCTTGAAATTAAGAAGAATCAGTTGAAATTTGCTCCCTTTAAATGTGTAGTACCTACATGTACAAAAACATTTACAAGAAATTCTAACCTCCGGGCACACTGTCAGTTGGTGCATCATTTTACAACTGAAGAAATggtaaagttaaaaattaaaaggccTTATGGAAGAAAATCTCAGAGTGAAAATGTGCTGGCCTCACGAAGTACACAAGTGAAAAAACAGCTAGCTAtgacagaggaaaataaaaaggaatctcAGCCTGCTTTAGAATTGAGAGCAGAGACCCAAAATACCCACAGTAATGTAGCAGTGATCCCAGAAAAACaacttgtagaaaaaaaaagtcctgacaAAACAGAAAGTTCTTTACAAGTGATTACAGTTACTTCAGAACAATGTAATACAAATGCACTTACAAACACACAAACCAAAGGACGGAAGATTAGGaggcataaaaaagaaaaggaggagaaaaaacgAAAGAAGCCAGTTTCCCAATCCCTTGAGTTTCCAACAAGATACAGTCCTTACAGACCTTATCGATGTGTTCACCAGGGATGCTTTGCTGCCTTTACGATACAGCAAAACTTGATTCTCCATTACCAGGCTGTACACAAATCAGATCTACCTGCATTTTCAGCAGAGGTTGAAGAGGAAAGTGAAGCTGGTAAAGaaagtgaagaaactgaaactAAACAAACTTTGAAAGAATTTCGATGTCAGGTAAGTGACTGTTCTCGAATTTTCCAAGCAATTACTGGCCTAATACAACACTACATGAAACTTCATGAAATGACTCCTGAAGAAATTGAAAGTATGACTGCTTCAGTGGATGTTGGGAAATTTCCATGTGACCAGTTAGAGTGTAAATCTTCATTTACTACATATTTGAACTATGTTGTTCATCTAGAGGCAGACCACGGAATTGGACTAAGGGCAAGTAAAACAGAAGAAGATGGTGTATACAAATGTGATTGTGAAGGCTGTGACCGTATATATGCAACCCGGTCGAATCTCCTCCGACACATTTTTAATAAGCATAATGACAAACATAAGGCTCATTTGATTCGTCCAAGAAGATTAACACCAGGCCAGGAAAATATGTCAAGCAAGGCAAACCAAGAAAAATCAAAGTCTAAACATCGGGGGACAAAACACAGcagatgtggaaaggaaggaataaaaatgcCCAAGACCAaacgaaagaaaaaaaataatttagaaaacaagAATGCAAAGATTGTGCAGATTGAAGAAAATAAGCCTTATTCTCTGAAACGTGGGAAGCATGTATATTCTATAAAGGCTAGAAATGATGCCCTGTCTGAGTGTACAAGCAGATTTGTAACCCAGTATCCATGTATGATAAAGGGATGTACTTCGGTTGTTACAAGTGAAAGCAATATAATTAGACATTATAAGTGCCATAAATTATCTAAGGCATTTACATCACAACATCGAAATCTTCTTATTGTATTCAAACGGTGTTGCAACTCACAAGTAAAGGAAACGTCTGAGCAAGAAGGTGCTAAGAATGATGTGAAAGATTCTGACACGTGTGTATCAGAGAGCAATGATAATTCAAGAACTACAGCTACAGTTTCACAAAAGgaagttgaaaaaaatgaaaaagatgaaatGGATGAACTAACAGAATTGtttattacaaaattaataaatgaagatAGCACAAGTGTAGAGACCCAAGCTAATACTTCTTCAAATGTAAGTAATGATTTTCAGGAAGATAACCCCTGCCAGtcagaaagacaaaaagcaaGTAATTTGAAGAgagttaataaagaaaaaaatgtctcacaaaataaaaaaaggaaagttgaaaaAGCTGAACCAGCATCAGCGGCTGAGTTAAGCAGCGTGCGTAAAGAAGAAGAAACTGCTGTTGCCATTCAAACCACTGAGGAGCATCCTGCATCTTTTGACTGGAGCTCTTTTAAGCCAATGGGATTTGAAGTATCATTTCTGAAGTTTCTTGAGGAGTCTGCagtgaagcagaagaaaaatactgACAAAGACCATCCAAATACTGGAAACAAAAAAGGGTcccattcaaattcaagaaaaaatattgataagACTGCTGTGACTAGTGGAAATCATGTATGTCCTTGTAAAGAAAGCGAAACGTTTGTACAGTTTGCCAATCCATCACAGCTTCAGTGCAGTGATAATGTAAAAATTGTTTTAGACAAGAATCTTAAAGATTGCACTGAGCTTGTCTTAAAGCAACTTCAGGAAATGAAACCTACCGTCAGTCTGAAAAAACTTGAAGTACATTCAAATGATCCAGATATGTCTGTTATGAAGGATGTCAGTATAGGTAAAGCCACAGGCAGAGGTCAGTACTGA